The Sediminispirochaeta smaragdinae DSM 11293 genome has a segment encoding these proteins:
- a CDS encoding sensor histidine kinase, with the protein MSTQMLFLVFGFAVDACLFVLSTYTRKLARTRNILEHYEISISNLMEANLRLQNSIVTEITQATNNERKRIAQDLHDIIGHSMVNIMMITDSIKDRLDDRDGIKAYCDVIHQQASGALSETENSMRTLRKQYDKRNYNSVAIKKLTSIFEKATGVEVLLEFRNAPTTFGEKIDRIVYRCIQEGLTNAFRHGRANRITILYWKHETGEMEITIKDNGKGVKNLNEGIGIWGMRERLSGIGGSITVNPSEFGFSLTLTFPFCTASDQEVVSDDRVGYC; encoded by the coding sequence ATGAGTACCCAAATGCTTTTCCTGGTATTCGGTTTTGCCGTTGATGCATGTCTTTTTGTCTTGAGCACGTATACCCGTAAGCTGGCCAGAACTCGAAATATACTGGAACATTATGAAATATCGATCTCAAACCTAATGGAAGCCAATTTGCGATTGCAAAATAGCATAGTGACCGAAATTACTCAGGCAACCAATAATGAACGGAAGAGAATAGCACAGGACCTTCATGATATAATCGGCCATTCGATGGTGAATATCATGATGATTACCGATTCCATAAAGGACAGACTCGACGATAGAGACGGTATAAAGGCATACTGCGATGTCATTCATCAGCAGGCGTCGGGAGCTTTAAGCGAAACAGAAAATTCGATGCGCACGTTAAGAAAACAGTATGATAAGCGCAACTATAATAGTGTTGCCATAAAAAAACTGACTTCGATCTTTGAAAAAGCCACCGGTGTTGAAGTTTTATTGGAGTTTCGGAATGCACCGACCACCTTTGGTGAGAAAATCGACAGAATTGTGTACCGTTGTATTCAAGAGGGCCTCACAAATGCCTTTCGTCATGGTAGAGCAAATCGTATCACCATTCTCTATTGGAAACATGAAACCGGCGAAATGGAGATTACGATAAAAGATAACGGTAAAGGTGTGAAAAACCTTAATGAGGGTATCGGCATATGGGGAATGCGTGAAAGACTTTCCGGGATAGGAGGAAGTATCACGGTAAATCCTTCCGAATTTGGATTTTCCTTAACCCTTACCTTTCCGTTTTGTACCGCTTCAGACCAGGAGGTTGTATCCGATGATAGAGTTGGTTATTGCTGA